One genomic segment of uncultured Desulfobacter sp. includes these proteins:
- a CDS encoding PAAR domain-containing protein codes for MSLAARISDMHTCPMQTPAFPSPIPHVGGPIVGPGVATVLIGKLPAAVVGDSCTCVGPPDAIVKGSATVMIGKKPAARMGDTTAHGGSIVVGCPTVMIGG; via the coding sequence ATGAGCCTTGCCGCACGAATCTCAGACATGCACACCTGTCCCATGCAGACGCCTGCATTTCCCTCGCCCATTCCCCATGTGGGTGGCCCCATTGTCGGGCCCGGTGTTGCCACGGTGCTGATCGGAAAGCTGCCGGCCGCCGTGGTGGGCGACTCCTGCACCTGTGTCGGCCCCCCCGATGCCATTGTTAAAGGGTCGGCCACGGTGATGATCGGAAAGAAGCCCGCCGCCCGCATGGGAGATACCACGGCCCATGGCGGCAGCATTGTTGTGGGGTGTCCAACGGTGATGATCGGAGGCTGA
- a CDS encoding baseplate J/gp47 family protein codes for MSDSDKKIIIRDGTHRNQRLPAALEPGYFNVDETGFERLLAFGVDHAGLLSFYNLEDRKDKTWAPLLACDEAVVFAGITTFDLEGCLDEFQGFFDIGELWPMVKLNHLLAEKIDGWFCQLFNSGDAAGRKLCRRIRHLIEQRLLSDLHTLGLLTTGFHAKDAQQLDFDGFHPVWQVSAHGSSRFANADMYRLKTRKGVIGFLRSCFYRVYNTISLLKTQAESLLDTSLKSQTHSPSVGLFMAFLSLFEKAQESLNEFTRNHLDFYYRDLLKCTPMKALPDKAFLYLGTHSDNRPILVKKGTRFAAAKERIYTSDHDLWVTGAKVVSLKTLFFEQDSHVSPEFDMGMITGAWAASIPVLENSHEQLSGWPLFGATPARGAQTLPEIAGFGFAVADPVLLLREGERCIDVSLTLGHRTRETGKDSIFSHVLTDAASRVETSREDMFFKVFPRIFAISLTTADGWLNIPSYAPSIRLVDPALDPDRLVISFTLSLDTAPIGPYNPAVHGPGYDPGVPMMRFLVNPEAYLYPYSMLDNYFIRKVGINVRVSGVKKLVLYNNLGQLDPNGAFQCFGPMPVQGGYLIVGSHEAATKSTTRMDLNLEWGELPANKEGFGRYYDAYGQGISTSSFKVDASVLRDGQWQVTSPGQMDLFEPSGRDGKVGTTVTLTARDPDAERAVAPLVDEEDFSWDVGARSGFFKFTLVEPEFCFGHKAYPRLLTEVLTHNARPGKFKKNRALPNSPYTPTVNFISMDYRAVSTINPELLTSEGGLEQGRIYSIHPFGTELLFPMTHQRRCPVVPGYLKDGRGNLFIGINSLKPPLRLSLFFHLLEDSRPLPTAGLPVIRVFYLSSNQWREFEKHEVVFDTTDNFLSPGIVALDIPKEINLGNTIVEDNLLWLRVTADTGLKSFCSLCSVTTNGVAVTLKEGDAGEIVLAPGSILEAVPSIPGIVEITQPVPSHGSRAQEDDHALKTRVSERLKHKNRAVTPWDYERLILEQFPELTRVKCFPNTNPQAWNCWEQCQSATTATHWSCENCRQYKKTEQPGHVTIAVVSPVKGEGKTSASAVQPMANSLLLGRIHRYVRQLAPAFAVIHVINPFYERIQVRCTVRFKQSGNEGHDIRMLNQALTDYLSPWNDIGYRGGFGWFVGNSDMLAFIRQQENVAFVTNFSMLRIAEIGEEQFELFDTVSDGKSEPPGCDQGISPRYPWSIAVSINRHFIEIIQEISPIIPARTGVDELEVGNTFIITG; via the coding sequence ATGTCCGATTCTGATAAAAAAATCATCATCCGGGATGGAACCCACAGGAACCAGCGTCTGCCCGCCGCCTTGGAACCGGGGTATTTCAATGTGGATGAAACCGGGTTTGAACGGCTCCTCGCCTTTGGCGTTGACCATGCCGGGCTGTTGAGCTTTTACAACCTTGAAGACAGAAAGGATAAAACCTGGGCACCGCTCCTTGCCTGTGATGAGGCCGTGGTGTTCGCAGGGATCACCACCTTTGACCTGGAAGGCTGCCTGGACGAGTTCCAGGGCTTTTTCGACATTGGAGAGCTTTGGCCCATGGTGAAGCTCAACCATCTGCTGGCAGAAAAAATCGACGGCTGGTTTTGTCAACTCTTCAACAGCGGGGATGCTGCCGGAAGAAAGCTCTGCCGCAGGATCCGCCACCTGATAGAACAACGGTTACTGTCAGATCTGCACACCCTGGGACTCCTTACCACGGGATTTCATGCAAAGGACGCCCAACAGCTTGATTTTGACGGGTTTCATCCTGTCTGGCAGGTTTCAGCCCATGGCAGCAGCCGGTTTGCAAATGCCGACATGTATAGGCTCAAGACCCGTAAGGGGGTGATTGGCTTTTTACGATCCTGTTTTTACCGGGTTTACAACACCATCTCCCTGCTGAAGACCCAGGCCGAATCCCTGCTTGACACCTCCCTCAAGAGCCAGACCCATTCCCCATCCGTGGGCCTGTTCATGGCGTTTCTTTCCCTGTTTGAAAAAGCCCAGGAAAGCCTGAACGAATTTACCCGGAATCATCTTGATTTCTATTACAGGGATCTTTTGAAATGCACCCCCATGAAAGCCCTTCCTGACAAGGCTTTTCTCTATCTTGGGACCCACAGCGACAACCGGCCGATTCTGGTGAAAAAGGGGACCCGGTTTGCGGCCGCGAAAGAGCGGATCTACACCTCAGACCATGACCTGTGGGTGACAGGGGCCAAGGTGGTATCGCTAAAGACCCTGTTTTTTGAACAGGACAGCCATGTGTCTCCGGAATTTGATATGGGCATGATCACCGGAGCCTGGGCCGCTTCCATCCCGGTTTTGGAGAACAGTCATGAACAGTTGAGCGGCTGGCCCCTGTTCGGAGCCACGCCCGCCAGGGGCGCACAAACGCTCCCTGAAATCGCCGGATTCGGGTTTGCCGTTGCAGATCCGGTTCTGCTGCTCAGGGAGGGAGAACGGTGCATTGACGTCTCCCTGACCCTGGGCCACCGGACCAGGGAGACAGGAAAAGACAGCATTTTTTCCCATGTTTTGACCGATGCTGCCTCAAGGGTGGAAACCAGCCGGGAAGATATGTTCTTTAAGGTGTTTCCCAGGATTTTCGCCATCAGTCTCACAACCGCCGACGGCTGGCTGAACATCCCTTCCTATGCTCCGTCCATCCGTCTAGTGGACCCTGCCCTGGACCCGGACAGGCTTGTGATCTCTTTTACCCTTTCTCTGGACACAGCCCCCATTGGGCCGTACAATCCTGCGGTCCACGGCCCCGGGTATGATCCAGGGGTGCCCATGATGAGATTCCTGGTCAATCCGGAAGCCTATCTCTATCCCTATTCCATGCTGGACAATTATTTTATCCGAAAGGTCGGGATCAATGTCCGGGTGAGCGGGGTGAAAAAGCTTGTTCTGTACAACAACCTGGGGCAGCTGGATCCCAATGGGGCGTTTCAGTGCTTTGGCCCCATGCCGGTCCAGGGTGGCTATCTGATTGTGGGCAGCCATGAAGCGGCTACCAAGAGCACCACCCGGATGGATCTCAATCTTGAGTGGGGGGAGTTGCCGGCAAACAAGGAGGGATTCGGCCGTTACTACGATGCCTACGGCCAGGGCATCTCCACCAGTTCGTTCAAGGTGGACGCCTCGGTGCTCAGGGACGGGCAATGGCAGGTTACCAGCCCGGGGCAAATGGATCTTTTTGAGCCAAGCGGACGGGATGGGAAGGTGGGGACCACCGTCACCCTTACCGCCCGCGACCCGGATGCTGAAAGGGCGGTGGCCCCCTTGGTTGACGAGGAGGATTTCTCCTGGGATGTGGGGGCAAGGTCCGGGTTTTTCAAGTTTACCCTGGTTGAGCCTGAATTCTGCTTCGGTCATAAGGCGTATCCCCGGCTTTTGACCGAGGTGCTGACCCACAATGCCAGGCCCGGTAAGTTCAAGAAGAACAGGGCCCTGCCAAATTCGCCCTATACCCCCACGGTCAACTTCATCTCCATGGATTACCGGGCTGTTTCAACTATCAATCCGGAACTGCTGACCTCGGAAGGGGGCCTTGAACAGGGAAGAATTTACAGCATCCATCCCTTTGGCACCGAACTCCTCTTTCCCATGACCCACCAGCGGCGATGTCCGGTTGTGCCCGGTTACCTTAAAGACGGGCGCGGCAACCTTTTTATCGGGATCAATTCGTTAAAACCGCCCCTGCGGCTCTCCTTGTTCTTTCATCTGCTCGAAGATTCAAGGCCCTTGCCCACAGCCGGTTTGCCGGTGATCCGGGTGTTCTATCTCTCCTCAAACCAGTGGCGGGAGTTTGAAAAGCATGAGGTGGTTTTCGATACAACGGACAATTTCCTCTCCCCGGGCATTGTTGCGCTGGATATTCCAAAGGAGATCAACCTGGGCAACACCATTGTTGAAGACAATCTTCTATGGCTCCGGGTCACCGCAGATACAGGGCTGAAATCTTTTTGCTCCCTGTGTTCGGTTACCACCAATGGTGTGGCCGTAACCCTCAAGGAGGGGGATGCCGGTGAAATCGTGCTTGCCCCCGGCTCCATCCTGGAGGCGGTGCCGTCGATCCCGGGAATCGTAGAAATCACCCAGCCCGTGCCATCCCATGGCTCCCGGGCACAGGAAGATGACCATGCATTGAAAACAAGGGTCTCTGAGAGACTCAAGCACAAGAACAGGGCCGTCACCCCCTGGGATTATGAACGCTTGATCCTTGAACAGTTCCCGGAACTCACCCGGGTCAAATGCTTTCCCAACACCAACCCCCAGGCCTGGAACTGCTGGGAGCAATGCCAGTCCGCCACCACCGCCACTCACTGGAGCTGTGAAAACTGCCGGCAGTACAAAAAAACGGAGCAGCCCGGCCATGTGACCATTGCCGTGGTATCTCCCGTAAAAGGGGAAGGTAAAACCAGTGCTTCAGCCGTCCAACCCATGGCAAACAGCCTGCTTCTGGGCCGGATACACCGTTATGTCCGGCAACTGGCGCCGGCCTTTGCCGTAATTCACGTTATCAACCCCTTTTATGAGCGGATCCAGGTGCGATGCACGGTTCGATTCAAGCAGAGCGGCAACGAAGGACACGATATCAGGATGCTGAACCAGGCCCTGACGGACTATCTCTCCCCCTGGAACGATATTGGCTACAGGGGCGGCTTTGGCTGGTTTGTGGGTAATTCTGACATGCTGGCATTTATCCGGCAACAGGAGAATGTTGCATTTGTTACGAATTTTTCAATGCTCCGAATTGCAGAAATAGGCGAGGAGCAGTTTGAACTTTTTGACACGGTGTCAGATGGAAAATCGGAACCCCCGGGCTGTGACCAGGGAATCTCACCCAGGTATCCATGGAGCATTGCCGTGTCGATAAATCGGCATTTTATCGAAATAATCCAGGAAATAAGTCCCATTATTCCTGCCAGGACAGGCGTTGACGAGCTGGAAGTGGGCAATACCTTTATCATTACCGGATGA
- a CDS encoding contractile injection system tape measure protein, with product MTSSHKINHMTVDFDFDAPVPPKVDLPVFVTDRLLPIVDKVFDEKARGIGPVKIDTLVVDLGTINIREFHQTVESRLRQKLAAAVDEAILFQTSRFPSSHDGAGVGSPPPPATAKGEAGPVVSPLGFPPAKGAASLFAGADLYGELTARLFKGTPAKRDTIDILKALETEHPIYLLRLFRTLQTSPDLCTKVFSSLSSDMAERLVMAFLTGVSPSQGQERSGLIDAVSRFATKAGNKRAYYLVVLQKLVQNQTMDFQAILGESMEAPTPGSVTTPDSATVPAPGLAPAPAAHHVQPGSHRTSNTFSEKIMALLTERPQACQGFIETHMSRPGFIAYLTDSFAEPVLVRILSLVRPSDFPVLKQYADILVNAVPLCTGTTEDVEKRVWQALFTTVRETPPVVDEQAFITRFLERIVEQLPYHDPGNFYPELSRRLVLNIQSATRTVHLAVIKAISRMVAKKQADPAVNGAQSKPNMPDPGNLWHPDLAFRNFIEKNGSSLDAVSAGLDAPATGAATLFAGADLYGELTALLFKGTPAKRDAIGILKALETEHPIYLLRLFRTLQTSPDLCTKVFSALSSDMAERLVMAFLTGVSPSQGQERSGLIDAVSRFATKAGNKRAYYLDVLKKLVQNQTMDFQAILGESMEAPTPATVTTPGSATAPAPGLAPDPAAHHVQPGSHRTSNTLSEKIMALLTERPQACQGFIETHMSRPGFIAYLTESLAEPVLVRILSLVRPSDFPVLKQYADILVNAVPPGTGTTGNVEKRVWQALFMTVRKAPPVVDEQTFITRLLERIVEQLPYHDPGNFYPELSRRLVLNIQSATRTAHLAVIKAISRMAAKKQVDPAVNGAQSKPNMPDPGNLWHPDLAFRNFIEKNGSSLDTVSAGLDAPPASVPAPGAATLFAGADLYGELTTQLFKGTPAKRDAIGILKALETEHPIYLLRLFRTLQTSPDLCTKVFSALSSDMAERLVMAFLTGVSPSQGQERSGLIDAVSRFATKAGNKRAYYLVVLKKLVQNQTMDFQAILGESMEAPTPATITTPGSAAAPAPGLASDPAGHHVQPGSHRTSNTLSEKIMALLKERPQACQGFIETHMSRPGFIAYLTDSFAEPVLVRILSLVRPSDFPVLKQYADILVNAVPLNTGTTGDVEKRVWQALFMTVRETPPVVDEQAFITRFLERIVEQLPYHDPGNFYPELSRRLVLNIQSATRTDHLAVIKAISRMVAKKQADPAVNGAQSKPDTPDPGNLWHPDLAFRNFIEKNGSSLDAVSAGLDAPATGAATLFAGADLYGELTAQLFKGTPAKRDAIDILKALETEHPIYLLRLFRTLQTSPDLCPRMFSALSSDMAERLVMAFLTGVSPSKGQERSGLIDAVSRFATKAGNKRAYYLVVLKKLVQNQTMDFQAILGESMEAPTPATVTTPDSATAPASGLAPAPAAHHAQPGSHRTSNTLSEKIMALLTERPQACQGFIETHMSRPGFIAYLTDSFAEPVLVRILSLVRPSDFPVLKQYADILVNAVPLNTGTTRDGEKRVWQALLMTVRKAPPVVDEQTFITRFLERIVEQLPYHDPGNFYPELSRRLVLNIQSATRTAHLAVIKAISRMVAKKQVDTVVSKTQSVEDRPNPGNLWNPDLAFRNFVERNGSSLDAVSAGRDAPPASAPAPGAATLFAGADLYGELTARLFKGTPAKRDAIDILKALETEYPIYLLRLFRTLQTNPDLCTKVFRALSSDMAERLVMAFLTGVSPSKGQERSGLIDAVSRFATKAGNKRAYYLVVLKKLVANQTIDFQAILGQSMEAPAPAHGLTSAPAAHHVQPGSHPTSPNLSEKIMALLTERPQACQGFIETHMSRQGFIAYLTDSFAEPILVRILSLVRPSDFPVLKQYADILVNSVPPGTGTIGDGEKRVWQTLFMTVRETPPVVDEQAFITRFLERIVAQLPYHDPGKFYPELSRRLVLNIQSSTRTAHLTVIKAISRMVAKKQVDPAVSKTQSVEDRPASGNWKNHARAFSNFIEKNGDPLDTVPVEVEETIHIDNAGMVIASPYFPRLFASLGLMEGVGFKDKRSAERGVRLLHFMTDANTNAPFHLLLLNRILCNLTRPMNFLEKEITISAREQETVEGLIAGMIQNWPAIGNTSVQGFRESFLCRRGVLKRGRDNSWNLFVEPKPFDMLLDAIPWGFSTIKHPWMEDVVYVKWR from the coding sequence ATGACTTCTTCCCATAAAATCAATCACATGACCGTTGATTTCGATTTTGATGCCCCAGTTCCACCCAAGGTAGACCTGCCTGTGTTTGTCACTGACCGGCTGTTACCGATCGTTGACAAGGTGTTTGATGAAAAGGCCCGGGGCATTGGACCTGTGAAAATAGACACACTGGTTGTGGACCTTGGAACGATCAACATCAGGGAGTTTCACCAGACCGTGGAGTCCCGGCTAAGGCAGAAACTGGCCGCTGCCGTGGATGAAGCGATCCTTTTCCAAACCAGCCGCTTCCCATCCTCCCATGATGGGGCAGGCGTTGGCTCCCCCCCACCGCCTGCCACGGCAAAGGGGGAAGCCGGTCCTGTCGTCAGCCCCCTGGGATTTCCCCCGGCAAAGGGCGCAGCCAGTCTCTTTGCGGGAGCCGATCTCTATGGGGAGTTGACGGCGCGCCTTTTTAAAGGAACTCCGGCCAAAAGAGACACGATCGACATTCTCAAAGCGCTTGAAACCGAGCATCCCATCTACCTGCTTCGACTGTTCAGAACCCTTCAGACAAGCCCGGACCTCTGCACAAAGGTGTTCAGCTCGCTCTCGTCCGACATGGCAGAACGCCTGGTCATGGCCTTTTTAACCGGGGTCTCACCGTCACAGGGCCAGGAGCGCTCCGGCCTGATCGACGCCGTATCAAGGTTTGCAACAAAGGCGGGCAACAAACGAGCGTACTACCTTGTTGTTCTTCAAAAACTTGTGCAAAATCAGACCATGGATTTCCAGGCGATCCTCGGGGAGAGTATGGAGGCTCCGACGCCTGGTAGTGTCACTACGCCTGATAGTGCTACGGTTCCTGCTCCCGGCTTGGCGCCTGCCCCGGCAGCGCATCATGTCCAGCCCGGTTCCCACCGTACATCAAACACTTTTTCAGAGAAAATCATGGCCCTGCTCACAGAGAGGCCCCAGGCCTGCCAAGGCTTTATTGAAACGCATATGTCAAGGCCGGGCTTTATCGCGTATCTAACCGATTCCTTTGCCGAACCGGTTCTGGTCAGGATCCTTTCTCTTGTCCGGCCGTCGGATTTCCCGGTGTTGAAACAATATGCGGATATCCTGGTCAATGCCGTCCCCCTATGCACCGGAACGACCGAGGATGTTGAAAAAAGGGTGTGGCAGGCCCTGTTCACGACGGTGAGGGAGACGCCCCCGGTTGTTGATGAACAGGCGTTTATCACCCGGTTCCTTGAACGCATCGTGGAACAGCTGCCATACCATGATCCTGGAAATTTCTATCCTGAACTGAGCCGCCGGCTTGTTTTAAATATCCAGTCCGCCACACGAACGGTCCACCTTGCCGTGATCAAGGCCATATCCCGTATGGTGGCAAAGAAACAAGCCGATCCTGCCGTCAACGGAGCCCAATCTAAGCCAAATATGCCAGACCCTGGTAACTTGTGGCATCCTGACTTGGCGTTCAGGAATTTTATCGAAAAAAACGGCAGCTCTTTAGACGCTGTGTCTGCCGGGCTTGATGCCCCGGCAACGGGCGCAGCCACTCTCTTTGCGGGCGCCGACCTTTATGGGGAGCTGACGGCGCTGCTCTTTAAAGGGACTCCGGCCAAAAGAGACGCGATCGGCATTCTCAAAGCGCTTGAAACCGAGCATCCCATCTACCTGCTTCGACTGTTCAGAACCCTTCAGACAAGCCCGGACCTCTGCACAAAGGTGTTCAGCGCGCTCTCGTCCGACATGGCAGAACGCCTGGTCATGGCCTTTTTAACCGGGGTCTCACCGTCACAGGGCCAGGAGCGCTCCGGCCTGATCGACGCCGTATCAAGGTTTGCAACAAAGGCGGGCAACAAACGAGCGTACTACCTTGATGTTCTTAAAAAGCTTGTGCAAAATCAGACCATGGATTTCCAGGCGATCCTCGGGGAGAGTATGGAGGCTCCGACGCCTGCTACGGTTACTACGCCTGGCAGCGCTACGGCGCCTGCTCCCGGCTTGGCGCCTGACCCGGCAGCGCATCATGTCCAGCCCGGTTCCCACCGTACATCAAACACTCTTTCAGAGAAAATCATGGCCCTGCTCACAGAGAGGCCCCAGGCCTGCCAAGGCTTTATTGAAACGCATATGTCAAGGCCGGGTTTTATCGCGTATCTAACCGAGTCCTTGGCCGAACCGGTTCTGGTCAGGATCCTTTCTCTTGTCCGGCCGTCCGATTTCCCGGTGTTGAAACAATATGCGGATATCCTGGTCAATGCTGTCCCCCCAGGCACCGGAACGACCGGGAATGTTGAAAAAAGAGTGTGGCAGGCCTTGTTCATGACGGTCAGGAAGGCGCCCCCGGTTGTTGATGAACAGACGTTTATCACCCGGTTACTTGAACGTATCGTGGAACAGCTGCCATACCATGATCCTGGGAATTTCTATCCTGAACTGAGCCGCCGGCTTGTCTTAAATATCCAGTCCGCCACACGAACGGCCCACCTTGCCGTGATCAAGGCCATATCCCGTATGGCGGCAAAAAAACAGGTCGATCCTGCCGTCAACGGAGCCCAATCTAAGCCAAATATGCCAGACCCTGGTAACTTGTGGCATCCTGACTTGGCGTTCAGGAATTTTATCGAAAAAAACGGCAGCTCTTTAGACACGGTGTCTGCCGGGCTTGATGCCCCCCCGGCTTCTGTCCCGGCACCGGGCGCAGCCACTCTCTTTGCGGGAGCCGACCTTTATGGGGAGCTGACGACGCAGCTCTTTAAAGGCACTCCGGCCAAAAGAGACGCGATCGGCATTCTCAAAGCGCTTGAAACCGAGCATCCCATCTACCTGCTTCGACTGTTCAGAACCCTTCAGACAAGCCCGGACCTCTGCACAAAGGTGTTCAGCGCGCTCTCGTCCGACATGGCAGAACGCCTGGTCATGGCCTTTTTAACCGGGGTCTCACCGTCACAGGGCCAGGAGCGCTCCGGCCTGATCGACGCCGTATCCAGGTTTGCAACAAAGGCGGGCAATAAACGAGCGTACTACCTTGTTGTTCTTAAAAAGCTTGTGCAAAATCAGACCATGGATTTCCAGGCGATCCTCGGGGAGAGCATGGAGGCTCCGACGCCTGCTACGATCACTACGCCTGGCAGCGCTGCGGCGCCTGCTCCCGGCTTGGCTTCTGACCCGGCAGGGCATCATGTCCAGCCCGGTTCCCACCGTACATCAAACACTCTTTCAGAGAAAATCATGGCCCTGCTCAAAGAGAGGCCCCAGGCCTGCCAAGGCTTTATTGAAACGCATATGTCAAGGCCGGGTTTTATCGCGTATCTAACCGATTCCTTTGCCGAACCGGTGCTGGTCAGGATTCTTTCTCTTGTCCGGCCGTCGGATTTCCCGGTGTTGAAACAATATGCGGATATCCTGGTCAATGCTGTCCCCCTAAACACCGGAACGACCGGGGACGTTGAAAAAAGGGTGTGGCAGGCCCTATTCATGACGGTGAGGGAGACGCCCCCGGTTGTTGATGAACAGGCGTTTATCACCCGGTTCCTTGAACGCATCGTGGAACAGCTGCCATACCATGATCCTGGGAATTTCTATCCTGAACTGAGCCGCCGGCTTGTCTTAAATATCCAGTCCGCCACACGAACGGACCACCTTGCCGTGATCAAGGCCATATCCCGTATGGTGGCAAAGAAACAGGCCGATCCTGCCGTCAACGGAGCCCAATCTAAGCCGGATACGCCAGACCCTGGTAACTTGTGGCATCCTGACTTGGCGTTCAGAAATTTTATCGAAAAAAACGGCAGCTCTTTAGACGCTGTGTCTGCCGGGCTTGATGCCCCGGCAACGGGCGCAGCCACTCTCTTTGCGGGAGCCGACCTTTATGGGGAGCTGACGGCGCAGCTCTTTAAAGGGACTCCGGCCAAAAGAGACGCGATCGACATTCTCAAAGCGCTTGAAACCGAACATCCCATCTACCTGCTTCGACTGTTCAGAACCCTTCAGACAAGCCCGGACCTCTGCCCAAGGATGTTCAGCGCGCTCTCGTCCGACATGGCAGAACGCCTGGTCATGGCCTTTTTAACCGGGGTCTCACCGTCAAAGGGCCAGGAGCGCTCCGGCCTGATCGACGCCGTATCCAGGTTTGCAACAAAGGCGGGCAACAAACGAGCGTACTACCTTGTTGTTCTTAAAAAGCTTGTGCAAAATCAGACCATGGATTTCCAGGCGATCCTCGGCGAGAGTATGGAGGCTCCGACGCCTGCTACGGTCACTACGCCTGATAGTGCTACGGCGCCTGCTTCTGGATTGGCGCCTGCCCCGGCAGCGCATCATGCCCAGCCCGGTTCGCACCGTACATCAAACACTCTTTCAGAGAAAATCATGGCCCTGCTCACAGAGAGGCCCCAGGCCTGCCAAGGCTTTATTGAAACGCATATGTCAAGGCCGGGTTTTATCGCGTATCTAACCGATTCCTTTGCCGAACCGGTGCTGGTCAGGATCCTTTCTCTTGTCCGGCCGTCGGATTTCCCGGTGTTGAAACAATATGCGGATATCCTGGTCAATGCTGTCCCCCTAAACACCGGAACGACCAGGGATGGTGAAAAAAGGGTGTGGCAGGCCCTGTTAATGACGGTCAGGAAGGCGCCCCCGGTTGTTGATGAACAGACGTTTATCACCCGGTTCCTTGAACGTATTGTGGAACAGCTGCCATACCATGATCCTGGGAATTTCTATCCTGAACTGAGCCGTCGGCTTGTTTTAAATATCCAGTCCGCCACACGAACGGCCCACCTTGCCGTGATCAAGGCCATATCCCGTATGGTGGCAAAAAAACAGGTCGATACTGTCGTCAGCAAAACTCAATCTGTGGAAGATAGGCCAAACCCTGGTAACTTGTGGAATCCTGATTTGGCGTTCAGGAACTTTGTCGAAAGAAACGGCAGCTCTTTAGACGCTGTGTCTGCCGGGCGTGATGCCCCCCCGGCTTCTGCCCCGGCACCGGGCGCAGCCACTCTCTTTGCGGGCGCCGACCTTTATGGGGAGCTGACGGCGCGTCTTTTTAAAGGCACTCCGGCCAAAAGAGACGCGATCGACATTCTCAAAGCGCTTGAAACCGAATATCCCATCTACCTGCTTCGACTCTTCAGAACCCTTCAGACAAACCCGGACCTCTGCACAAAGGTGTTCCGCGCGCTCTCGTCCGACATGGCAGAACGCCTGGTCATGGCCTTTTTAACCGGGGTCTCACCGTCAAAGGGCCAGGAGCGCTCCGGCCTGATTGATGCCGTATCAAGGTTTGCGACAAAGGCGGGCAACAAACGAGCGTACTACCTTGTTGTTCTTAAAAAGCTTGTGGCAAATCAGACCATAGATTTTCAGGCGATCCTCGGGCAGAGCATGGAGGCTCCGGCGCCTGCTCATGGCTTGACTTCTGCCCCGGCAGCGCATCATGTCCAGCCCGGTTCCCACCCCACGTCGCCAAATCTTTCAGAGAAAATCATGGCCCTGCTCACAGAGAGGCCCCAGGCCTGCCAAGGCTTTATTGAAACGCATATGTCAAGGCAGGGCTTTATCGCGTATCTAACCGATTCCTTTGCCGAACCGATTCTGGTCAGGATACTTTCTCTTGTCCGGCCGTCGGATTTCCCGGTGTTGAAACAATATGCGGATATCCTGGTCAATTCCGTCCCCCCAGGCACCGGAACGATCGGGGATGGTGAAAAAAGGGTGTGGCAGACCCTGTTCATGACGGTCAGGGAGACGCCCCCGGTTGTTGATGAACAGGCGTTTATCACCCGGTTCCTTGAACGCATCGTGGCACAGCTGCCATACCATGATCCTGGGAAATTTTATCCTGAACTGAGCCGCCGGCTTGTCTTAAATATCCAGTCTTCCACACGAACGGCCCACCTTACCGTGATCAAGGCCATATCCCGTATGGTGGCAAAAAAACAGGTCGATCCTGCCGTCAGCAAAACCCAATCTGTGGAAGATAGGCCAGCCTCTGGCAACTGGAAGAACCATGCCCGGGCGTTCAGCAACTTTATTGAAAAAAATGGCGACCCTTTAGACACGGTGCCCGTCGAGGTTGAAGAAACGATTCATATCGACAATGCGGGAATGGTCATTGCCTCTCCCTATTTTCCACGGCTCTTCGCCTCCCTCGGTCTCATGGAGGGCGTTGGCTTTAAAGACAAACGGTCTGCCGAGCGGGGAGTCCGGCTCTTACACTTCATGACGGACGCCAATACGAATGCTCCCTTTCACCTGCTTTTGCTGAACAGAATACTGTGTAATCTAACAAGACCGATGAACTTTTTGGAGAAGGAGATAACCATCAGCGCCAGGGAACAGGAGACCGTCGAGGGGCTTATCGCAGGAATGATTCAAAACTGGCCGGCCATTGGCAACACCTCTGTCCAAGGTTTTCGGGAGTCCTTTCTGTGCCGCAGGGGCGTGCTTAAGCGTGGCCGTGACAACTCCTGGAACCTTTTCGTTGAACCTAAACCCTTTGACATGCTGCTTGATGCAATCCCCTGGGGATTTTCAACCATAAAGCACCCCTGGATGGAGGATGTGGTGTATGTCAAATGGCGTTAA
- a CDS encoding GPW/gp25 family protein: MADTSFLGRGWAFPPEFSGTDRAVKMVSQEEDIKESLWILLSTSPGERVMRPTYGCGLNKMVFETIDETAVTQISDMIERAVLFFEHRITLDRVTVSTEDSRAGFVLQIHLEYTIRTTNSRGNIVYPFYLNEGTNVRF; this comes from the coding sequence ATGGCTGACACCTCATTTTTGGGAAGGGGATGGGCATTCCCCCCTGAATTCAGCGGAACCGACCGGGCGGTGAAAATGGTCTCCCAGGAGGAGGATATCAAAGAGAGCCTTTGGATCCTGTTATCCACCTCCCCGGGGGAGCGGGTGATGCGGCCCACCTATGGCTGCGGCCTCAACAAAATGGTATTTGAAACCATAGATGAAACCGCCGTGACCCAGATCTCGGATATGATCGAACGGGCCGTCCTTTTTTTTGAGCACAGGATCACCCTGGACAGGGTCACTGTGAGCACTGAAGATTCCCGTGCCGGGTTTGTTCTCCAGATTCATCTTGAATACACCATCCGGACCACAAACAGCCGGGGCAATATCGTTTATCCTTTTTATCTGAACGAAGGAACCAATGTCCGATTCTGA